Part of the Deltaproteobacteria bacterium genome, AACCCAATTTGATAAAGGATTCGGCAAACCGCGCCCGATCGGAGCAGACCCGAATGTCCGACATCAAGGCCAGACCCATCCCGGCTCCGGTAGCGTCACCATTGATAGCGGCAATAAGCGGTTTATCCAGATCCTCAATCAGTAAAATAACCCGATGGATTCCTTCCCAGAGAAAGCGTTTCATATCCCAGGCCCGGAGTTTGCCTTCGGCCATGGCCCGCACGTCTCCGCCGGCACAAAATGCATCCCCTTTCCCGGTCAGGATAATCCCTTTAACCGAATCATCATCCCGGGCTTCAATAATAAATTTATGCAATAGGTCGATCATTTCCGCGCTGAAGGCATTTTTTACCTCCGGTCGGTTGAATGAAATAACGGCGATAGCCTTTTCCACTTGATAAAGCACATGCGGTTCGTTCACGGGAGGCCTCCTTTTTATTTGAAATTCTGGAATCCAGGGGCCAGGAGCCAGAATTCAGCAGGATACTGACTTAAGGGCTATGTTTTTGGTTATAGAATAATCGGCGGCCAAGGTCAATCTTTTGTACGTTGGCAAAAATTTATTGAGGTTTTGGGGGGCCTATTGTATCCTTTAGTTCGAAAATAGAAAAATTTGGGCTATAGGCACGAGGCTATAGGCTATAGGCAAATAAAAACCCATAAAACCGTTTGATCTTGCCCATCGCCCATAGCCCCTAAAAAATATTTTCATGATTCGTGCTGCCCCGCTTCAGACGGGCATGAAGGCTTAGTTTAAAGATGCAAATTCGGTTTTCATACCTCGTGGTGCCCCAGAAAGGCTTGAGGCATTAATACAGAAAGGATTAAGGATATGACGGATGAAGGATGGAATCCCGGGAAACTTTTGGGGATATCGGGCAATTACTGGATGTCTTGCGCACTCCAGGCCGGAGTGAAACTGGATATTTTTACCATCGTCGGCAATCAGATGCTCACCGGCCAGGAGATCGCTCAAAAAATAAATGGGGATCAAAGGGGCCTTACCATGCTCCTTAACGCCCTGGCGGCCATGAACCTGTTGGTCAAAAAAGCGGAGTCCTATGCCAACATCCCGAGCGGCTATGCCTTTTTGTCCAAAGAATCGCCTCAATATATAGGCCATATCATCAGGCACCATCATCACTTGATGGAGTCCTGGGCCCAGTTGGATAAAGGGGTCCTATCCGGGAAACCGGTCCGGACCCGGGCGTCTTTTGATAACCCGGAGGTTCGGGAAAGCTTCCTCATGGGCATGTTCAACATGGCCATGCAGATAGGCCCGCGAATTGCCGAGGCAGTCGATCTGTCCAACAGGAGGCACCTTTTGGATTTGGGCGGAGGTCCGGGGACTTATGCCATTCATTTTTGTTTGAAAAACCCCGACCTCAGGGCCACGGTTTATGATCTGTCCTCCACCCGCCCCTTTGCCGAAAAAACCATCGCCCGGTTCGGCCTGACCGATCGGGTCACCTTTCAGGAGGGGAACTACACGGAAGAAGATATCCGGGGCACTTTCGATGTGGTCTGGCTTTCTCAAATCCTTCATGCCGAGGGACCAGATGAAGCCCAAAAAATTATCCAAAAGGCCGTCTCGATCCTTGAGCCAGACGGCCTGATTCTGATCCATGATTTCCTGTTAAATAATCATCTGGACGGCCCCCTCTTTCCGGCCCTTTTTTCCCTGAATATGCTTTTGGGCACAGCCCACGGCCAGTCCTATTCGGAACTTCAGATTACGGAAATGCTGGCCAAGGCCGGGATCAGGGAAATCCATCGTCTGCCTTTGCAAACACCCAACGATTCGGGAGTAATCCAGGGGAAAGTCTAACGGATTTATATTACTCAGACAAGGATCAACAGGAAAAATGGATATGGATTCAAAAAAGCGAACCACGGTAGAAGAGGCCCTGGAGCGCATAAAAAAAGGGAGCCGGATTTTTATCGGCTGCGGCTGCGGCGAACCCCAGTTCCTGGTGAAAAACCTGGTGGCCCAGGCGGACCGCATGTATGATGTGGAAATCCTCCATGTCCTTTCTGCCCGGGATCCGGGATATACCGCTTCGACCCTGGGAGGGCATTTTCGAGTTCAAACTTTTTTTATGGCCAGCCGGGGGGCCCGCGAAGCCGTTTGGGAAGGCCGGGCTGAATATACCCCCATCTTTATCTCAGATATACCCCGCTTGTTCAACGACCGGCGAATAGAAATCGATTACGCCCTGATCCAGGTTTCCCCTCCGGATAAAAATGGTTACATGAGTTTAGGGGTAGCCGTTGACGTCACCAAAGAGGCCATTGAAGCAGCCGGAACGGTCATTGCCCAGGTCAATCCGGCCATGCCGGTCACCCTGGGAGAAAGTTTTATCCATCTTGATGAAGTGGATGCCTTAATCGAACACGAAGAACCCCTGTTGGAAGTGGCCCGACCGCATTTTAGCGAAACCGACCTGACTGTCGGGAGAAATATCGCCCGATTGATAGAGGATGGTTCTACCATCCATACCGGATTAGGTCACTTGCCGGCCGCCGCCTTACAATGCCTTAAGGATAAAAAGGACCTGGGGATCCATACTGACATGTTGACAGACGGCTATCTGGACCTGATCCGTTCCGGGGCGGTCACCAATCGGGAAAAAGAAATCAACCGCAAAAAGGTAATAGCCTCCTATTGTCTGGGGACCCGGGAGCTTTTTGATTTTGTCCATCTTAATTCTTTTGTGGAATTCCATCCTATTTCCTACACCAATAATCCCACGGTGATCAGTCAGCACCAGAAGATGATCACCATCCATGAGGCCCTGGAGGTGGATTTGACGGGGCTGGTCTGCACTTCTGCCCATCCTGACAAGGTCTATTCCGGAATCGGCGGATTGATTGATTTTATGCGCGGCACCTGGCAGGCCAAAAAAGGGAAATTTATCATTGCCCTTCGCTCAACGACTCGTAACGGGCAATGTTCCTGTATCGTCCCTACCCTCCCTTCGGGCTCGGGTATAATCGCCAGCCGGGCAGCCGTGGGTTATGTGGTGACCGAATTCGGGTCGGTGAACCTGCACGCCAAATCCTTTAAGGATCGGGCCTTGGCCTTGATCGAAATCGCCCATCCCAAATTTCGTCAGGAATTTTTAAACCTGGCCAGGGATCAGGGCTTGTTGTCTCATGGAGAACCCATTACCTATCTGACCCAGGCCATTTATCCCCAGGAATTAGAGAAAAAAATAGCCTTTGACAGTCAAACCCTCTTATTCCGTCCGGCCAAACCAAGCGATGTCCGAATCATCCAGGAATTTTTTTACAGTCTCAGCGACCGGGATATTTATTACCGTTTTCTCCGTTCCATGAAGGCCTTTCCCAGGGAAGAAATGGCTGCCATGGCGGATATTGACTATCACTTCCGGATGACCATCTTGTGTCTGACCGGAGAAGTCGGCTTCGAAAAGATGATCGCCATTGCCCGCTATATCGCCGAGCCGGGCAAGGATCTGGTGGAGGTGGATGTGGCCGTAGCCGAGGGGTATCGGCGGATGGGAATCGGTAAGGACTTGCTGGAATATATTTGTGAGATTGCCAAGGGGAAAGGCTTTAAAGGGATCAGCGCCTATGTGGATGCGGACAACCCCAAGACTATCCATCTGCTGAAAAAATTAGGCTATAATATGCGGGCCACCCTGGACCATGGGGTTTATGAAATCGAGATCCTTTTTGAAGAGAAGTCCGCCGAACCTTCCTTTGTGGTTACTTATGCCTGATGCGAGCTTTCAGCCCTCAGCTTTTAGCTTTCAGAAAAACCTTTACCCATAGTTGATGCGTTCGTAAAAAGCTATGAAACGCCGCTTTGCGGCGCTGTATCAGAAACTAACTTAGCAATAAAAAAGCTAAGTTAGTTGGAAGTCCAAAAGAGCCGATTTACGTCATTCCCGTGAAACGGGTCCCGCCTTTGGCGGGATTAATTAGTTACATATAACCTGGATTCCCGCCTTCGCGGGAATGACGAGTTTTTACGAGACCATCATAGTTGGCAAAATGCTGCTTGCTGAAGGCTGACCGCTAATTACACCGCCTTGACAAAAATCTCCCGGCCGATACTTTCATCCAGGGCAATGGAGGTCTCCCCGATCTGGATAACATACGAGGGGCGGCGCTGTTTGAGTTGGATGATGATGCCGGGGATTACCCCGAAAGAGCTCAAAGGCTCCAGCCGGTCCTTGACCCGTGTTGAAATAAAGACCACTCGGCCTTCCTGGCCTAAAGCCAAATCATTCAAAGGCCTGATCAAGGGTTTCATTTCCCCGGTCAATTTTTTGCAGCAAGGACCCTGGGGGATGGGCTTCCCATGGGGGCAAACCGGCGGGTGGCCCAAAAAAGAACAGACGCTGTCGGTCACTGCCGGGCTTAAGACATGTTCCAACTTACAGGCTTCTTCTTCGGCTTCTTCTTCCGACATCTCAAAGAGTTCCATCAACAAGCGTTCGGTTAAGCGGTGACGCCGAACGATCCCTTCCGCCAGGGATTCTCCCTTTTCCTTAAATTTCAGGATATCCCCTTCCATTTCAAAAAGCCCTTGCCCCATCATCTGATTCAAAACCGCCCGGGCTTCCGGATCAGTCGTATTTTGAAGCAGGCTATTAAGATCGGTGACCCCTTTTTCCCGGAGGATCCAGATCAATTCCAACAGTTCGTCAATACTTTCCTCTCGGGTTCGAACCTCCCGTCCGCCATACCAACGATGGCCTTGATGCTGCTCAGGTGTTCCATTTAAACGGTCAGGATTGGATGTCATGGTTTCTCCCTTTCTTAAAAAGACTTTTGAAAAAGGCCACGGTCCGGGAATTTTTAGGAAAACTGAAGCCGCAATTAGGACAACAGACCAGGTTACACTTCCGGCTTAAGGGGCAGGCCGAAGGGCAGGAACTCCCGTCCATAATGAATTGGTGCCCGCATAGGGAACATTGGATAGTTTGATCTTTTTCCAATGGTTACGACTCTCTCAAAGGGTGATCGAAAATGTCTTTAATCCCCAATCCACCACCCCGCCCATAAGCAGGGCGATAAAAATGACCACTCCGGAAATGATCAGGGCCATCTTCCAGCCACGCTCTTTTATGATAACAAAAAAATTGGCGATACAGGGAACAAAAAGGGTAATGGTCACCAGGGCCACCAAAACCTGATTAGGGGTCAGAAGGCCTTTTTGGGCCATGGCGAAAAAACCGGCCGCCCCATAATCCCGCCGTAAGAAACCGATAATGAAAGAAGAAGTGGATTCGGCCGGTAAGCCCAGCCAGGAAACGACCAGCGGCCTGGCCCACAACTCTAAAGAAGCCATGGCGCCGCTTTTATCCAGAACAAACAGGACCAGGGTGCCTAAAATAAAAAGGGGGACCGCTTCCTGAAGATACCATTCGATACGGGAAAGGGTCTTTATCAGGATGTTCTTCATTTGGGGCCAGCGCAGGGGCGGGAGTTCCAGGATAAAGCTGGCACTTTCTCCGGGGATCAACTTGCCGGCCAGGAAACCCACCAGGAGGATCACCCCGGCGATGATCGCCGCCCAGGAAATAACGATCCAGGGAGAGAAGCCGGACAACATGCCGAAGATTACCGCCAACTGGGCTGAACAGGGGACCCCCAGGGCCAGGAGAAGGGTAACAATGATCTTATCCTTGCGGGTCTCCAGGATGCGGGTGGTCATAGTGGCCATGGTATCGCACCCCAGTCCTAAAATCATCGGCAGGACAGCCTTCCCGTTCAACCCCATGATTTTAAAGATCCGGTTGCTCATCACCGCCAGGCGGGGCAGATACCCGGAATCTTCCATGAAACCGAAGATGAGAAAAAAGAATCCGACTATGGGCAGGATCAAGGCCAGGGCATAGGTCAGGGCCATGGTGAAGATCCCGTAAGGACCGACCAGGAGCTCCTGGACTATTCCAAAAGGAATGACCGCCTTGACCAGCCGGATTAAAAAGGGATTGATATATCCCCCGAAGACGGTTTCTTCCATAAAACCCACAGCCAGATCGGCCCCCAGGACCCCGATAAATTCATAAGACAGAAACAAGGCCAATAGCATCCAGACAAACCCGATAAAGCGGTGGGTGGACCATTCCCCCAAACGCCGGCCCCACCCTTGAACGGAAACCCGTTCTCCGGATTGGATTCGGAGCAGCAGTTGGTCTATCTTCTCCAGGCGCTCGATGTTGATCCGGTAGCTTAATGATTCCGGATAGGCCTTTCGGTATTGAGAGCAGATGGCCTCAATCTGTTCCATCTCCGGGGTCTTCAGCCTTTCTTCCAGCCAGGGCCTGAGGGTCTCATCCCCGGCCAAAAGCATCAGGGCCAGAGACCTGCCGCTGATCGGGGCCGGTGGCAGCAGAGGCAACAAAGAGGCGATCCCCCCTTCAATGGCCTCGGAATATTGGAAAGAGAAGGTGGATTTCGGACAATCCTTCAGGGCCGGGAAAAGGTGCTCCAGCCCCTTTTTCCGGGTAGCTACCGCAGCAACGACCGGCAGGCCGAAGACCTCCTTAATGGCCTTCAGGTTGATCTCTATCCCCCGGCTCTTGGCTTCGTCCATCATATTGAGGATCAAAATCACCGGCAGACCCATTTCGATCAACTGAAGGGCGATCAATAGACCGCGGCGCAGGTTTTTGGCGTCCAGAACATTGATCACCCGATAATCCGTTTCGGACAAGAGGATATCCCGGGTAACCTTCTCATCTTCCGAATTGGGGATGAGATTATTGACCCCCGGAGTATCCAGTATCGTAAAAGGGAAGGCGTTATCCTTAGCCGCCCCGGAGGATACTTCAACGGTCGTACCGGGATAGTTGGAAACTACCCGATAGGTCCCGGTCAAGTAATTAAAGATCACACTCTTCCCCACATTGGGGTTTCCAACCAGGATTACCTTAGTGGGACCGATAGGTTTTGAGTTCGTGGAAGCAGAAGCCGTCATTTCGTTTTCGAATTCTTTCCGGTATGTTTGGAGCAATCCAGGCAATACCCATACAACTCCAGGATATGATGGGTAATCCTGAATCCCTGTTCCCGGGCCACCACCTCCTGGAGGGTTTCAATAGCCTTGTTCTCAAATTCCATAATCCGACCGCATCCCAGGCAAATAAGGTGGTCGTGATGCTGACCAAGCCGGGCCGGCTCAAAAGTAGACACCTGGCGGTTGAATTTCCTCTCCACCGCCAGACCACACTGGGTCAGAAGTTTCAGGGTCCGATAAATGGTGGTCAGCCCTACCCTCTTGTCTATTTTCCGGACCTGGGTCAGGAGTTCTTCAGCCGAGGCGTGTCCCTTCTGGGACAAAAAAGCATCCACCACCCGCTCCCGCTGGCTGGACTGACGTAACCCCTGGGTTTTAATAAACTGTTTTAAAACGGATCGTTCCATAATAGTAAATTATTAATGAAAATGATTTTCATTTTCATTATAACCATTGAGCAAACGATGTCAATCTTTTTTAGGAATTATTTTTGCAGCTTTCGGATTGATCTTTTTTGGTGGGACTCTCTTTTAGTACCAAGCCACATGCCCGTGGCGGGCACCACGAAGCATAAAAATGGTTTTGCTTTAAAATTCCGAAATCCGAAATCCGAAATCCGCACTCGGACTGCTATCCCTGAACCAAGTCAGCTTCAACTTCCAGTTTGAGGTCCAGGTGATTCCCAGCCACCAGTCCACCGTTTTCCATGGTGAAATTCCAACTCACACCATAGTCCTGACGATTGATACGGGTGGAGGCCGAAAAGCCGATACTGACATCTTCGTCGAAGGGGCTCTTTACCCGTCCGAGATATTCTACGTCCAGGATAACCGGCCGGGTAGTTTCGCGAATGGTCAATTCTCCCTTAACCTTGAAATAATTGACGGCTACCGGTTCGACCTGGCTGCTTTTAAAAAGGATGGTCGGGAATTTTTCCACATCCAGAAAGTCCGGGCTCCGAAGATGTTCGTCCCGCTTGGGGATACCGGTATAAATGCCGGCGGCATCGATGGTGACCTCCACCGAACCGAGACTCGGGTCTTCCGGATCGAATTCCATGGTCCCGGCAACCTTGTTGAATTGGCCCCGCACCAGGGTGATCATGAAGTGACGGACTGAAAATGCTGCTACGGTATGATCCGGATCAATGTTCCATTTGGCCATTTTACCCCTCCCCAAGAAAAAGTTTTGACCTGACAGGATAAACAGTATTTAAAAATTGCCCTTGATTTCAAAAACTTGTAATAATAGTAAGATCGGAAATGGCCTGAGTCAAGGGGCTTGACTTTCCAGCCTAATACCAGTATAAACAGTCAAAATAGTTAAAGAAGGAAGGGTAGTATGAAGGCTTTGGTATTATCCGGAGGGAAAGGGACCCGCCTTAGGCCGATCACCCACACCATGGCCAAGCAATTGGTTCCAGTGGCCAACGAACCCATTTTGGGGTATGTCTTCCAGCACCTCATGGAAGCCGGGATTAAAGAGGTTGGAGTGGTGGTCGCTCCTGAGACCCAGGACGCTGTCAGGCAATTTTTAAAAAATGGGAACCGGTGGGAGCTTTCGATCCAATATATCCTCCAGGATCAACCGCTGGGCCTGGCCCATGCGGTTAAAACCGCCCAGCCTTTTTTAGGGAATTCCCCTTTTGTCATGTATCTGGGAGACAACCTTCTGGCTGAAGGGATCAAGGACTATCGGGAACAATTTTTCAAAGAGAATCTCGATGCCTTTTTATTTTTAAAAGAAGTGGAAAACCCCAAGGCCTTTGGGGTGGCGGTTCTGAATAAAAAGGGTCATATCACCCGCCTGATCGAAAAACCCGAAAACCCTCCTTCCAATCTGGCTTTAGTAGGGGTCTATTTTTTTTCCCCCAGGATCCACCAAGCCATCGCCCGAATAAAGCCTTCGGCCCGGGGTGAGTTGGAGATCACCGATGCCATCCAGGAGTTAATGAACATGAAGGGCCTGGTCAAAGGCCATATCCTGGAAGGGTGGTGGCTGGATACCGGGAAGAAAGATGATTTCCTGGCGGCCAATACCACCGTCCTGGATGATTACATTAAACGGGACATTTGCGGAAAATGCGATGCCAAGAGCCAGATCATCGGCCGGGTTCGCCTGGGTAAGAAAGCCAAAGTGATCGGCAGTATTATTCGAGGGCCGGTCGTAATCGGGGAAGGGGCCCAGATCATCCATTCTTTTATCGGGCCCTATACGACCATCGGGCCCTATAGCCGGGTGATCCATTCCGTGATCGAACATTCGGTCTTGATGAACCATTGTCATGTCGAAAATATTGCCCGTCTCGAAGACAGCCTGATCGGCCGGGAAGCAAAAGTCATCCAGGGGGAAAATCATTCCAAGGCCCTTCGATTGATGATCGGAGATAATGCGGTTGTCGAAGTGTGAAAAAACAAAAGTTCGGAGTTCGGAGTTCGGAGTTTTAGGCGTAGATTCTTACTCCGAACTAATCACTCCGAACTGAAAACTATTTTCCTGACAAAAGAAAAGCCAATCAAAGTTGGAACAAATATGTCAAAAACTATATTAATTACCGGCGGTCTGGGATTTATCGGCTCCAATTTTATCCGGCTATTTTTAAAAGCCCATCCCTCTTGTCATATAATCAATCTGGATAAGCTGACCTATTCGGCTAACCCTGAAAATCTCATGGACCTCTCATCCAATCCGCAGTACCATTTTATCCAGGGAGACATAATGGATGAGGCCTTACTTCATCAAATTGGCCGGGATTTTCCCATCCAGGCCGTGGTCCATTTTGCCGCCGAGTCCCATGTGGATCGCTCCATATCAGGATCGAGAGAGTTCATTCAGACCAATGTCCTGGGTACCCATACTTTATTGGAAGTTTTTAAACGATATTGGGACGACACCCTGGGTAAAGATCCTTCGTTCCGTTTCCTTAATATTTCCACCGATGAAGTCTATGGCACTCTCGGGTTGGAAGGTCATTTTACCGAACAAACCGCCTTTAAACCCAACTCCCCCTATTCAGCCAGTAAGGCCGGGGCCGATCTCCTGGTGCGGGCCTATTTTGAGACCTATGGCTTTCCCATTCTTATTGTCCGCCCCTCGAACAATTACGGTCCTTATCAGTTTCCTGAAAAATTCATTCCCTTAATGATCACCAATCTTTTGGAGGACCGGCCCATTCCGGTCTACGGCCGCGGAGAAAATATTCGTGACTGGCTTTTTGTGGAAGATGCCTGTCAGGCCATTGATCAGGTTCTTTTCAAGGGAAGGCCCGGAGAAGCCTATAACATCGGGGGTGAATCCGAAAGGTCGAATATTGAAGTGGCCCGCCAGGTCCTTTCCTTTTTAAAAAAAGGAGAGGAATTTCTTCAATTCGTCACCGACCGTCCCGGGCATGATTTACGCTATGCCTTGAGCAACGCCAAAATCAAAAAAGAGATTGGCTGGCACCCGACGGTAAACTTTTCGGAAGGCCTTACTCGGACTATTCAATGGTATCAGGACCAAGGGCAGTGGTGGAAGCCCCTCAAAGAAAGACTTCAAGAGGAAAGTAAGGGCTTCTGGAGCAAGTCATGAAGATCCTGGTCACCGGTTATCCTGGTTTATTGTCCGCCGACCTGGTCCCCATTCTCCGGGCGGACCATGAGGTGATCCCCCTGTCCATTCAGGACCTGGATATCACCAGGAAAGAAGAGGTCTTCAAAAAGATAGAAACCATTCAGCCGGAATTGGTAATCAACTGTGCCGGCTATACGGCGGTGGATCAGGCGGAAAAGGATTGGAAAGGGGCCTTTAAGGTCAATGCCCTGGGGGTCCATTACCTGGCCCTGGCCTGCCGGAAATTTAACGTCATCCTCTGTCATATAAGCACCGATTATGTTTTTGACGGCCAGGCCAAGCGGCCTTACCAGCCCTGGGACCAGCCCAATCCGATCAGTGTTTACGGGTCCACCAAGCGGGCCGGAGAATTCTTTGTGGAGCGACTGCTTACTCGATATTATATCATCCGCTCCAGTTCCTTGTATGGAAAGCATGGTCTTAATTTTGTCCAGACGATTATTAACAAAGCCGAACAAGATGGTCCGTTGACTATTGTATCGGATCAAATGATGTCCCCCACCTGGAGCGTCAACCTCTCCCGGGGGATTTTGAAATTGATCCGGTCAGGAAATTATGGGGTTTATCATCTTACGGATCAGACCGAAGGGGGAATCAGTTGGTATGATTTCGGCAAGGCTGTCTTGAAAGCCAAGGGATTGAATAAGGAGATACTTCCTTTGACCTGCCTGGAACTGAACAGACCGGCCCCCAGGCCGGCTTATTCCGTCCTGGACATCCGCTATCTCACCTTAGCGACAGGATACGAGCCTCTTAACTGTCAGGAAGCCCTGGAGCAATTCTTGGCCGGCCAGGAATTGCTTGACAGGGGGAGCAAAAACCCATAATTTCAATTTTCATGCTTTATGCCGCCCCCAACAGAGGCTGAATGTTTCATATGGAAGCCCAAAATCAAAAAAATAAACCGGATACCGCCCAAGATTGGCTGGTTATTTCTATTTTCTTCTGGGTCCTTTTTGTGTTGATCGTTACCATCGGATATATGGTCGACCCCCATTATATACCCCCTATCCAACCGTAGGGGCTCACTCCTAATAGTCTAAGTATTTAATAACCTCCCAGCCGGTATTTTATCCAGTATTAAGCCCTCATGCCACGCTTAGGGCGTGGCACCACGAAAGCATGGAAATGGAGTCAGGGGTCAGGGATTGGGGGTTAAGGAAAAACATAAAACTGACTCCGAACTTTATTTTCCAGAGGGTACCATGAAGCGTAACAATTGGAATAAAAAGGGCTTATAGGCAATAGGATTTCACCGATCCCTGACCCCCGAACCCCGATCCCCGAAGTTTATTTTCTGACTAAATTCCCACTCTCCTTCTTACCCATTCCAGGGCCTCTTCCCTGGACTTTACCACACCATCCCATTGCTCCTCCTCTACTTCAGACAAAAGGGTTTTAAAAATCGGGCCGGGAGTCAAACCCAATTCAATCAGATCCTTTCCTGATATAAGGGGGAGGGTATTTGCCAGAGGACGGAGCCATTCATCCCGGATAAAAATCGCCTTACGCCATAGATCGATTAAACGGTCTTCCAGATCCTCAGGTTTCTCCTTACCCTGGGCCGCCAGACTATCGGCCAGGGCTAATAAAAAATGACAGCTTAACTCGTCTGCCCCTTCCCGGACCAAACGATTCAAGGCTCGACGGCCTAAATGCCCCATTCGATCTTCTTGAACCAGAAAAAGGGGACGCATATGCCAGCCAATCATCTTTTCAATAAATTCTTTTTCCCGATTACTGAGACGATACCGTTCGGCAACGAAACTGAAAAGCGTCTGAGAGGCTTCGGGATGACCATAAAAAGTCTTAAATCCCTCCTTTTCATTACCTGTTGCAGCCTTCCCCAGGTCGTGAAAAAGGGCTGCCCATTTTAGCCAGGCCCGTTTCCTGTCCGGCTTAAGGGTGGAAACCATTTCCCCATCAAGGTCTTTCGGGAGAGGAATAAGCCGTTGAATCAATTTTTCCAGACATTGAAAAGTCAGCAGACTGTGTTGAAAAACGTCCAGGTGGTGGTATCGATCCTGTCGGATC contains:
- the rfbD gene encoding dTDP-4-dehydrorhamnose reductase, encoding MKILVTGYPGLLSADLVPILRADHEVIPLSIQDLDITRKEEVFKKIETIQPELVINCAGYTAVDQAEKDWKGAFKVNALGVHYLALACRKFNVILCHISTDYVFDGQAKRPYQPWDQPNPISVYGSTKRAGEFFVERLLTRYYIIRSSSLYGKHGLNFVQTIINKAEQDGPLTIVSDQMMSPTWSVNLSRGILKLIRSGNYGVYHLTDQTEGGISWYDFGKAVLKAKGLNKEILPLTCLELNRPAPRPAYSVLDIRYLTLATGYEPLNCQEALEQFLAGQELLDRGSKNP
- a CDS encoding CCA tRNA nucleotidyltransferase; this translates as MESDQIKKLLCRVTGRPFFKMLLEIAEEVGADIFLVGGVVRDWLLGRETQDVDLALSREALKAARIFAARTGGTFILLREEGETARVVTNGQTFDFCKFRGPDLEADLKGRDFTVNAIALSLAQAFAPGEWVPCDPLKGIEDLHKRVLRMTSPDCFQQDPLRMLRAFRLSAQLGLTIHSETRQAIKRWALTLTRSAPERIHYEWQLLLALDDSFVSIKEMEEAGLLTILFPELDRLKGIRQDRYHHLDVFQHSLLTFQCLEKLIQRLIPLPKDLDGEMVSTLKPDRKRAWLKWAALFHDLGKAATGNEKEGFKTFYGHPEASQTLFSFVAERYRLSNREKEFIEKMIGWHMRPLFLVQEDRMGHLGRRALNRLVREGADELSCHFLLALADSLAAQGKEKPEDLEDRLIDLWRKAIFIRDEWLRPLANTLPLISGKDLIELGLTPGPIFKTLLSEVEEEQWDGVVKSREEALEWVRRRVGI
- the rfbB gene encoding dTDP-glucose 4,6-dehydratase, translated to MSKTILITGGLGFIGSNFIRLFLKAHPSCHIINLDKLTYSANPENLMDLSSNPQYHFIQGDIMDEALLHQIGRDFPIQAVVHFAAESHVDRSISGSREFIQTNVLGTHTLLEVFKRYWDDTLGKDPSFRFLNISTDEVYGTLGLEGHFTEQTAFKPNSPYSASKAGADLLVRAYFETYGFPILIVRPSNNYGPYQFPEKFIPLMITNLLEDRPIPVYGRGENIRDWLFVEDACQAIDQVLFKGRPGEAYNIGGESERSNIEVARQVLSFLKKGEEFLQFVTDRPGHDLRYALSNAKIKKEIGWHPTVNFSEGLTRTIQWYQDQGQWWKPLKERLQEESKGFWSKS